The Thermodesulfobacteriota bacterium genomic sequence CCTGCCACCAGGCAAACGGACAGGGACTCCCAGGCGCATTCCCACCACTGGTCGGTTCCGAATGGGTAATAAATGACCCGGAGACCCCGATAAGGATTGTGCTTCACGGCCTTCAGGGACCTATAGAGGTAAAGGGCACGACCTACAACAACGTCATGCCTGAATGGGGCTCCAAGCTTTCAAACGAAGAGATCGCTGCCGTCCTCACCCACGTTCGAAGAAGCTGGGGAAATAACGCTGGGGAAATTACGCCAAACATGGTAAACGAAGTTCGCAAAGGAACTGCCGACCGTACCACTCCCTGGACAGCCGATGAATTGCAACAACTTAGAGGTCGGGAGTAGCATTCCAACTCCCGTACCCGGAATAAACCTTGTAATTGTAGGTATTCTAGAGCATGTTAATGCTATGATTACAATTAATTAAGCATCCTTTTGTTACTGGAAGTTCCCTAAGACTCCAAAAGGCAAAAAGTTTGTCTATGTGTGTTTTATAGTAACCTATCTATGCAGTTTTGCATTTATTTATAGAGAAAGCGAAAAGGAGGACAAAGTAGAAATGGAAGTAACAGAGTTAAGTAAATACTCCTTTGGTGGAGAAACCAACCTGAGCTTTGATGAAGCCGTAAAGAAAGTAACCGAGACCCTAAAGGAACAGGGCTTTGGTATTCTCACCGAGATCGATGCAAAGAAGGTGCTTAAAGAAAAGTTGGGACTCGAGAGGAAACCTTATAAGATTCTGGGTGCCTGCAATCCTCATTTTGCTCATAGGGCGATTGATATAGAGCCTGAATTGGGCACGCTTCTTCCCTGCAATGTCCTGGTTTACGAAAAAGAGGATGGAAAGGTACTAGTAACAGCAATGAACCCAGAAGCAGCTTTAAAGCTGGTTGGTAATCCCGATATAGAAGAAATCGCAAAAGAGGTTAAAAAAAGAATACAAAATGCCCTAGAAAACCTATAGAATGAGGGTATTAAGATGGGTAATGTCATCCAACTAACGACTGAAGACTTTAATAATGAAGTAATCGCTTCTGAAAAGCCGGTTTTAGTGGATTTTTATGCCACATGGTGTATGCCTTGTAAGATACTCTTTCCTATACTTGATGAACTGGCAAAAGAGTTTGAAGGGCGCATTAAGTTTGGGAGGGTGGATGTAGAAAAAGAGTACCCGCTTGCAGTACGATATGAAATAAGCGGTGTTCCTACGCTTGTACTGTTTAAAGGAGGAATAATACTTGACATTATAGTTGGTTTATGTCGCCTAAAGCTCTAAGATCAAGGCTGGAACGTGTAATTGAAATGCCGAAGAAAAAGCATACATCGTGAGGTTGATTAAAAAGGAGGTGACCATCAGGTGACCGTGGAAAAGGTACTTAGACTAATTGCCGGGACATTTGTTCTATTGAGTGTACTTTTAGC encodes the following:
- a CDS encoding cytochrome c; this translates as CHQANGQGLPGAFPPLVGSEWVINDPETPIRIVLHGLQGPIEVKGTTYNNVMPEWGSKLSNEEIAAVLTHVRRSWGNNAGEITPNMVNEVRKGTADRTTPWTADELQQLRGRE
- a CDS encoding DUF302 domain-containing protein, whose product is MEVTELSKYSFGGETNLSFDEAVKKVTETLKEQGFGILTEIDAKKVLKEKLGLERKPYKILGACNPHFAHRAIDIEPELGTLLPCNVLVYEKEDGKVLVTAMNPEAALKLVGNPDIEEIAKEVKKRIQNALENL
- the trxA gene encoding thioredoxin, with translation MGNVIQLTTEDFNNEVIASEKPVLVDFYATWCMPCKILFPILDELAKEFEGRIKFGRVDVEKEYPLAVRYEISGVPTLVLFKGGIILDIIVGLCRLKL